A genomic window from Maridesulfovibrio sp. includes:
- a CDS encoding ABC transporter ATP-binding protein produces MINIRNLKSGYGGREVLHGLNLEFPAGSMTAILGPNGSGKTTLVSSISGVLSPLEGSIEIEDRAVDVYRPRELAGIMAVLPQRVDPAFGLTVKSMVMMGRYAHGSGFFGYDAEDEKICAEAIQRVGISHLKDRSVAELSGGEFQRVLMARTVAQQARIMVLDEAASGVDVAGKIELFDLLKHMNKEGATIVCVIHDLNLAALYFERLVFLSKGKVKLDGSPAEVITEENISNVYQTSVAVVEHPRLRVPQVLFSPAAD; encoded by the coding sequence ATGATTAATATCAGGAATTTAAAATCCGGATATGGTGGGCGCGAAGTTCTGCACGGGCTTAATCTGGAATTCCCGGCAGGCTCCATGACTGCTATTCTCGGGCCAAACGGTAGTGGCAAGACCACTCTTGTTTCATCAATTTCAGGTGTCCTTTCCCCCCTTGAAGGTTCCATTGAAATTGAGGACAGGGCTGTGGATGTTTACCGTCCCCGTGAACTTGCCGGGATAATGGCCGTGTTGCCGCAGCGGGTGGACCCTGCTTTCGGCTTAACTGTGAAGTCTATGGTCATGATGGGACGCTATGCCCACGGTTCCGGCTTTTTCGGTTATGACGCAGAGGATGAGAAAATCTGCGCTGAGGCCATTCAACGGGTGGGGATCAGTCATCTTAAGGATCGTTCTGTTGCTGAGCTTTCCGGTGGTGAATTTCAGCGCGTGCTCATGGCCCGCACTGTTGCCCAGCAGGCTCGGATTATGGTGCTGGATGAAGCTGCTTCCGGTGTTGATGTGGCCGGTAAGATCGAGCTTTTCGATCTTCTGAAACACATGAACAAGGAAGGAGCGACCATCGTTTGCGTTATACATGATCTTAATCTGGCAGCTCTTTATTTTGAACGGCTGGTTTTTCTTTCCAAAGGAAAGGTGAAGCTGGACGGTTCACCTGCAGAAGTAATTACAGAGGAAAATATTTCAAATGTTTACCAGACATCTGTTGCGGTGGTTGAGCATCCCCGGCTCCGTGTGCCGCAGGTTCTTTTTTCTCCTGCTGCTGATTAG